The Zingiber officinale cultivar Zhangliang chromosome 10A, Zo_v1.1, whole genome shotgun sequence genome contains a region encoding:
- the LOC122027499 gene encoding U-box domain-containing protein 30-like, producing the protein MPQDQQHASWKLEGGGQIMDLETAVKDGILGGRGGGGGLLPGKDATLVPVAEKPNLRNMIEELYSEVEDAPSVFICPISLEPMVDPVTLITGQTYERANILKWFSMGHLTCPTTMQELWDDAVTPNRTLCQLINAWFSQRYLQMKKRSENVQGRATELIQTLKKAKGQARVQALKELHKIVVAHAPVNTSVVDFAGVTLLSSLLGPFTSHAVGSEVIAIIVNLTLDSDTKANLMQPAKISLVVDLLNEGTIDTKINCTRLIEMLMWEKSFRSEVGPSLSLLVALLRLVKDKRHPNGVAAGLSLLKDIGSHEQVRSLMVSIGAVPQLAELLSNPKWELKFIEPALQILDDLSTIPDGLLALKDCHQIIPTAVRLLMHASEACTHHALSILWAVCKLALNECAFLAVEAGLAAKLLLVLQSGCNPEMKQRAAELLKLCSHNYSLTVIISKCKLTRTMQ; encoded by the coding sequence ATGCCACAGGACCAGCAACACGCTTCCTGGAAGTTGGAGGGCGGCGGCCAGATCATGGATCTGGAGACTGCCGTCAAAGACGGGATACTGGGTGGCAGAGGCGGGGGTGGAGGCCTCCTGCCTGGGAAAGATGCCACCTTGGTGCCTGTCGCTGAGAAGCCTAACCTCAGGAACATGATCGAGGAGCTCTATTCGGAGGTTGAGGATGCGCCTTCAGTGTTTATCTGCCCGATCTCCCTCGAGCCCATGGTTGATCCCGTCACCCTCATCACTGGCCAGACCTATGAGCGCGCCAACATCCTCAAGTGGTTCTCTATGGGGCACCTCACCTGCCCCACGACGATGCAGGAGCTCTGGGACGACGCCGTCACTCCCAACCGGACCCTTTGCCAGCTGATCAACGCCTGGTTCTCGCAGCGCTACCTCCAAATGAAGAAGCGGTCCGAAAACGTGCAGGGTCGCGCCACCGAGCTCATCCAAACCCTGAAAAAGGCCAAGGGGCAGGCCAGAGTTCAAGCCCTCAAGGAGCTCCACAAGATCGTAGTCGCCCATGCACCTGTCAACACGTCAGTGGTGGACTTTGCCGGAGTAACGCTTCTCTCTTCTCTCCTTGGCCCCTTCACCTCTCATGCTGTTGGCTCCGAGGTGATTGCTATTATCGTCAATCTCACCTTGGATTCAGATACAAAGGCTAATTTGATGCAGCCGGCAAAGATCTCACTCGTTGTGGACTTGCTAAACGAAGGGACAATTGATACCAAGATCAACTGCACCAGGTTGATCGAAATGCTAATGTGGGAGAAAAGTTTCCGGTCAGAGGTGGGGCCAAGTTTGAGCCTTTTGGTTGCTTTATTGCGATTGGTGAAGGACAAGCGACATCCAAATGGAGTTGCAGCAGGACTCAGCTTGCTCAAGGATATTGGCTCTCATGAGCAAGTTCGCAGCTTAATGGTGAGCATTGGAGCAGTCCCACAGCTTGCTGAGCTGTTGTCCAACCCGAAATGGGAGCTGAAGTTTATAGAACCAGCGTTGCAGATCTTGGACGATCTTTCAACTATACCTGATGGGTTGTTAGCGTTGAAGGATTGCCATCAGATCATCCCTACAGCAGTGAGGCTCTTGATGCATGCCTCTGAAGCTTGCACTCATCATGCATTGTCTATATTGTGGGCCGTCTGTAAGCTTGCCCTCAATGAGTGTGCTTTCCTTGCTGTTGAGGCTGGGTTGGCCGCAAAACTACTGCTTGTCCTCCAGAGTGGTTGCAATCCGGAAATGAAGCAACGGGCGGCTGAGCTATTGAAGCTCTGTAGCCATAATTACTCTCTGACCGTCATCATCTCGAAGTGCAAGCTGACGAGAACAATGCAATGA
- the LOC122028124 gene encoding putative F-box protein At1g23770 codes for MKLRIRSMATKETLRIEAPDPCSINHLKTLVARALSTAASTSSILPESVRLSLNRKDELFASSDQDSLQAIGLTSGDLIYFSIASDSQTLAPSASSRPSPMGISNLHPVSLMDNLGDDGGASVSLRSVNLALLSSPVHASKVNADSSSIGQVLVPDNSTAIATEPIVSRQEEIIQEDDKMEVDVEHMITGKSFSVPCFLERVMEAEKGEAEGILGRLVITIQAVFLESGFVVNDGGSGYGSRLPEGWSSKASNFSIHYTLPELTGARDGRNAKTAILRFSVIGNYATVYGFLSGAHPDVYRVCFDLPKLAPILSSSFDSLSGSEEIEIFELWKVVKDMLSLPLLIDLCQKNGLQSPACFMLLPTDLKIMIFEFLSGIDVSKVGCTCSELRYLSSNNDLWKKKFLEEFGDVNERLLIGRSWKDKYANYWVRKKNADKRTERNIFTMPNMRFVAFIPHRFPMIGGYYDWFPQIGSMVTGGPRLGFARLRGRRNFSPNCNLGGNEPGFLG; via the coding sequence ATGAAGCTTCGGATCCGCTCCATGGCGACGAAGGAGACCCTGAGGATCGAAGCCCCCGATCCCTGCTCCATCAACCATCTCAAAACCCTCGTAGCTCGCGCCCTCTCCACCGCCGCCTCGACTTCCTCGATCTTGCCGGAGTCAGTTCGCCTCTCCCTCAACCGCAAGGACGAACTTTTCGCCTCATCGGACCAGGACTCCCTTCAAGCTATCGGGCTCACTTCTGGAGACCTCATTTACTTCTCGATTGCCTCCGACTCCCAAACACTAGCCCCGTCCGCGTCCTCCCGCCCCTCTCCAATGGGAATATCGAATCTTCATCCGGTTTCACTGATGGATAATCTCGGGGATGACGGTGGTGCATCGGTAAGCCTTCGATCTGTGAATCTAGCTCTATTGTCTTCCCCCGTCCATGCTTCGAAGGTAAATGCAGATAGCTCGAGTATTGGGCAAGTTTTGGTTCCAGATAATTCCACCGCCATAGCCACAGAGCCGATTGTATCTCGACAAGAGGAAATAATTCAAGAAGATGACAAAATGGAGGTAGACGTAGAGCACATGATAACGGGGAAGTCTTTCTCGGTTCCTTGTTTTCTTGAGAGGGTTATGGAAGCGGAGAAGGGGGAGGCTGAGGGCATTTTGGGGCGGCTTGTGATCACCATCCAAGCTGTTTTTCTTGAGTCAGGCTTCGTAGTTAATGATGGTGGAAGTGGCTATGGATCTCGATTGCCTGAAGGATGGTCATCAAAAGCTTCTAACTTTTCGATTCATTACACTCTTCCTGAACTCACAGGAGCCCGTGATGGAAGGAACGCCAAGACAGCCATATTGAGGTTCTCTGTGATAGGGAATTATGCCACGGTTTATGGATTCCTGAGTGGAGCTCATCCGGATGTTTACCGAGTCTGTTTTGATCTGCCAAAGTTGGCACCTATATTGTCCTCATCATTTGATTCCCTCAGCGGATCTGAAGAAATAGAGATTTTTGAACTGTGGAAGGTTGTCAAGGATATGCTCTCGTTGCCTCTTCTCATTGATCTCTGTCAAAAGAATGGATTGCAATCGCCAGCTTGCTTTATGCTCCTTCCTACAGATCTTAAGATCATGATTTTCGAGTTCCTTTCAGGCATCGATGTTTCTAAGGTTGGCTGCACTTGTTCAGAGTTGAGGTATCTATCATCAAATAACGATCTTTGGAAGAAGAAGTTTCTTGAGGAATTTGGGGATGTTAATGAAAGGTTACTTATAGGAAGAAGCTGGAAAGATAAATATGCAAATTACTGGGTGAGAAAAAAGAATGCTGACAAGAGGACTGAAAGGAACATATTTACTATGCCGAATATGCGGTTTGTCGCATTTATTCCACACAGATTTCCGATGATAGGGGGATATTATGACTGGTTCCCCCAAATTGGCAGTATGGTTACAGGTGGTCCGAGATTGGGATTTGCACGTCTTCGGGGTCGAAGGAACTTCTCCCCTAATTGCAACCTCGGAGGCAATGAGCCAGGGTTCCTTGGGTAa